The Streptomyces sp. NBC_00691 genome has a segment encoding these proteins:
- a CDS encoding acetyl-CoA C-acetyltransferase, with protein MPEAYIVEAVRTPVGRRGGGLSAVHPADLGAHALKALVIRSGIDPAAVDDVVLGCLDTVGPQAGDIARTAWLAAGLPEEVPGVTVDRQCGSSQQAVHFAAQAVMSGTQDLVVAGGVQNMSMIPIAFASRQAAEPLGLTGGPFHGSEGWRARYGDAPVNQFHGAELIAEKWRITRHDQEEFALRSHERALRAIDGGRFARETVAYGDVTVDEGPRRDTSAEKMAGLRPVVEGGTITAACSSQVSDGAAALLLAGERAVREHGLTPRARIHHLSARGEDPIRMLSGPIPATAHALKKTGLTIDDIDLVEINEAFAPVVLAWLKETGADPARVNVNGGAIALGHPLGATGAKLMTTLLHELERTGGRYGLQTMCEGGGQANVTIIERL; from the coding sequence ATGCCCGAGGCCTACATCGTCGAAGCGGTCCGCACACCCGTGGGGCGCCGAGGAGGCGGCCTCTCGGCCGTCCACCCGGCGGACCTCGGCGCCCACGCCCTCAAGGCCCTCGTCATCCGGTCGGGGATCGACCCGGCCGCCGTCGACGACGTCGTCCTCGGCTGCCTCGACACCGTCGGGCCGCAGGCCGGCGACATCGCCCGGACGGCCTGGCTGGCCGCCGGCCTCCCCGAGGAGGTCCCCGGGGTGACCGTGGACCGCCAGTGCGGCTCGTCCCAGCAGGCCGTGCACTTCGCCGCCCAGGCGGTGATGTCCGGCACCCAGGACCTCGTCGTCGCCGGCGGCGTCCAGAACATGTCGATGATCCCCATCGCCTTCGCCTCCCGGCAGGCCGCCGAGCCCCTCGGCCTCACCGGCGGACCCTTCCACGGCAGCGAGGGATGGCGCGCCCGGTACGGCGACGCGCCCGTCAACCAGTTCCACGGCGCCGAGCTGATCGCCGAGAAATGGCGGATCACCCGCCACGACCAGGAGGAATTCGCCCTTCGCTCGCACGAGCGGGCGCTCCGCGCGATCGACGGCGGCCGCTTCGCGCGGGAGACCGTGGCGTACGGCGACGTCACCGTCGACGAGGGGCCGCGCCGCGACACCAGCGCCGAGAAGATGGCCGGGCTCCGGCCCGTCGTCGAGGGCGGCACCATCACCGCCGCCTGCTCCTCCCAGGTCTCCGACGGGGCGGCGGCACTGCTCCTGGCCGGCGAGCGGGCCGTACGGGAGCACGGGCTCACCCCCCGGGCCCGGATCCACCACCTCTCGGCGCGCGGCGAGGATCCGATCCGGATGCTGTCCGGGCCGATACCCGCGACCGCGCACGCGCTCAAGAAGACCGGTCTGACCATCGACGACATCGACCTCGTCGAGATCAACGAGGCCTTCGCGCCGGTCGTCCTCGCCTGGCTGAAGGAGACCGGCGCCGACCCGGCCCGGGTCAACGTCAACGGCGGCGCGATCGCCCTGGGCCACCCGCTCGGCGCGACCGGCGCGAAGCTGATGACGACCCTCCTCCACGAGCTGGAGCGCACCGGAGGCCGCTACGGCCTCCAGACCATGTGCGAGGGCGGCGGCCAGGCGAACGTCACGATCATCGAAAGGCTCTGA
- a CDS encoding TetR/AcrR family transcriptional regulator — MPNTPQSSSKKKTPVSGGPERRRELLDTAAEVFAAQGYNATTVRKIADAAGMLAGSLYYHFDSKESMLDEILSTFLDELWEGYDAVLDAGLGPRETIEALVTESFREIDRHRAAVAIYQKESRHLTDQPRFHYLTDSQRRFEKAWLGTLERGVAAGAFRTDLDVRLTYRFVRDTVWVAASWYRPGGLHSPEEIARQYLSMVLDGIAVRT; from the coding sequence GTGCCGAACACTCCCCAGAGCTCCAGCAAGAAGAAGACCCCGGTGAGCGGCGGGCCCGAGCGGCGCCGTGAACTCCTCGACACGGCGGCCGAGGTGTTCGCCGCCCAGGGGTACAACGCCACCACCGTCCGCAAGATCGCGGACGCCGCCGGCATGCTCGCCGGCAGCCTCTACTACCACTTCGACTCCAAGGAGTCGATGCTCGACGAGATCCTCTCCACCTTCCTCGACGAGCTGTGGGAGGGGTACGACGCCGTCCTCGACGCCGGACTCGGGCCCCGCGAGACCATCGAGGCCCTCGTCACCGAGTCCTTCCGCGAGATCGACCGGCACCGCGCCGCCGTCGCCATCTACCAGAAGGAGTCCCGGCACCTCACCGACCAGCCCCGCTTCCACTACCTGACCGACTCGCAGCGCAGGTTCGAGAAGGCCTGGCTCGGCACCCTGGAGCGCGGGGTCGCCGCCGGGGCCTTCCGCACCGACCTGGACGTCCGCCTGACCTACCGGTTCGTCCGCGACACCGTCTGGGTCGCCGCGTCCTGGTACCGGCCCGGCGGCCTGCACAGCCCCGAGGAGATCGCCCGCCAGTACCTCTCGATGGTCCTGGACGGGATCGCCGTACGCACGTGA
- a CDS encoding SDR family oxidoreductase → MSRPPAPPYVRGHGLLAGRTAVITAAAGAGIGGATARRFLEEGARVLVSDAHTRRLKETETALAAEFGADAVASQPCDVTDDAQVQALYDTAVRLHGRLDITVNNAGLGGTAELADMTDEQWDRVLDVTLGGTFRCTRAALRHFRAAGTGDGTRTGDGTRTGGVVVNNASVVGWRAQAGQAHYAAAKAGVMALTRCAAVEAAAYGVRVNAVSPSLAMHPHLAKVTTTELLDELTAREAFGRYAEPWEIANVIVFLAGDYSSYMTGETVSVSSQHP, encoded by the coding sequence ATGAGCCGTCCCCCCGCGCCGCCCTACGTGCGGGGCCACGGACTCCTCGCCGGGCGGACCGCCGTGATCACCGCCGCCGCCGGGGCCGGCATCGGCGGCGCCACCGCCCGACGCTTCCTGGAGGAGGGCGCCCGCGTCCTCGTCAGCGACGCCCACACCCGGCGCCTCAAGGAGACCGAGACCGCGCTCGCCGCGGAGTTCGGCGCGGACGCGGTCGCCTCCCAGCCCTGTGACGTCACCGACGACGCCCAGGTCCAGGCGCTGTACGACACGGCCGTCCGGCTCCACGGACGCCTGGACATCACCGTCAACAACGCCGGCCTCGGCGGCACCGCGGAACTCGCCGACATGACCGACGAGCAGTGGGACCGGGTCCTCGACGTCACCCTCGGCGGCACCTTCCGCTGCACCCGCGCGGCCCTCCGCCACTTCCGCGCCGCGGGCACCGGCGACGGGACCCGTACCGGCGACGGCACCCGTACCGGGGGCGTCGTCGTCAACAACGCCTCCGTCGTCGGCTGGCGCGCCCAGGCGGGCCAGGCCCACTACGCCGCCGCCAAGGCCGGGGTCATGGCCCTCACCCGCTGCGCGGCCGTCGAGGCCGCCGCGTACGGCGTCCGCGTCAACGCCGTCTCGCCCTCCCTCGCCATGCACCCCCACCTGGCCAAGGTCACCACCACCGAACTCCTCGACGAGCTGACCGCACGCGAGGCCTTCGGCCGCTACGCCGAGCCCTGGGAGATCGCCAACGTCATCGTCTTCCTCGCGGGCGACTACTCCTCCTACATGACCGGCGAGACGGTCTCCGTCAGCAGCCAGCACCCGTAG
- a CDS encoding acyl-CoA dehydrogenase family protein, with product MSSVEEFRAETRGWLKTHLSGSFAALKGRGGPGREHEAFAERLAWERHLAAHGWTCVGWPEEYGGRGASVEEQIAFHEEYALADAPARVNHIGEQLLGPTLVDHGTEEQKARFLPPIRAVEELWCQGYSEPGAGSDLAAVRTRAALENGRWVVHGQKIWTSLAHESQWCFVLARTEPGSRRHAGLSYLLVPLDQPGVEIRPIVQLTGTSEFNEVFFDGAVTDAANVVGAPGDGWRIAMATLGYERGVSTLGQQVGFRRELDALVALARRNGAAADPDIRDRLTRAWSGLEALRAGALRGTDPSAAKLYWSHWHRDLGELALEVCGPAATLAAGAPYELDDWQRLFLFSRADTVYAGSSEIQRNIIAERVLGLPKEPRP from the coding sequence ATGAGCAGCGTCGAGGAGTTCCGGGCGGAGACACGGGGCTGGCTGAAGACCCACCTCAGCGGCTCCTTCGCCGCCCTCAAGGGGCGCGGCGGGCCCGGCCGCGAGCACGAGGCCTTCGCCGAACGCCTCGCCTGGGAGCGGCACCTGGCCGCCCACGGCTGGACCTGCGTCGGCTGGCCCGAGGAGTACGGCGGGCGCGGCGCGAGCGTCGAGGAGCAGATCGCCTTCCACGAGGAGTACGCCCTCGCCGACGCCCCCGCCCGCGTCAACCACATCGGCGAGCAGCTCCTCGGCCCCACCCTCGTCGACCACGGCACCGAGGAGCAGAAGGCCCGTTTCCTGCCCCCGATCCGCGCCGTCGAGGAACTCTGGTGCCAGGGCTACAGCGAACCCGGCGCCGGCTCCGACCTCGCCGCCGTCCGCACCCGCGCCGCCCTGGAGAACGGCCGGTGGGTGGTCCACGGGCAGAAGATCTGGACCTCCCTCGCCCACGAGTCCCAGTGGTGCTTCGTCCTGGCCCGGACGGAACCGGGCTCGCGGCGCCACGCCGGGCTCTCGTACCTCCTCGTCCCCCTCGACCAGCCCGGCGTCGAGATCCGGCCCATCGTCCAGCTCACCGGCACCAGCGAGTTCAACGAGGTCTTCTTCGACGGGGCCGTCACCGACGCCGCGAACGTCGTCGGCGCGCCCGGCGACGGCTGGCGGATCGCCATGGCCACCCTCGGCTACGAACGCGGCGTCTCCACCCTCGGCCAGCAGGTCGGCTTCCGCCGCGAACTCGACGCCCTCGTCGCCCTGGCCCGCCGCAACGGCGCCGCCGCCGACCCCGACATCCGCGACCGCCTCACCCGCGCCTGGTCCGGCCTGGAGGCGCTCCGGGCCGGCGCCCTGCGCGGCACCGACCCCTCCGCCGCCAAGCTGTACTGGTCCCACTGGCACCGCGACCTCGGCGAACTCGCCCTGGAGGTGTGCGGCCCCGCCGCCACGCTGGCCGCCGGAGCCCCGTACGAACTCGACGACTGGCAGCGGCTGTTCCTCTTCTCCCGCGCCGACACCGTCTACGCCGGATCCAGTGAGATCCAGCGGAACATCATCGCCGAGCGGGTGCTCGGCCTGCCGAAGGAGCCGCGCCCATGA
- a CDS encoding acyl-CoA dehydrogenase family protein, with product MDLSYTRTEEAFRAEAREWLRDHVPAEPPPSLETAEGFAAHRAWEAELAAARWSVVSWPEEYGGRGVDLARWLVFEEEYWAAGAPGRVSQNGVQLLAPTLFDHGTAEQRARILPPMATGETIWAQAWSEPEAGSDLASLTSRAVRTDGGWLLSGLKTWSSRAAFADRAFGIFRSDPEADRPHRGLTYLMFDLRARGVTVRPIGRLDGKPAFAELFLDEVFVPDEDVIGEPGQGWRIAMSTTGNERGLMLRSPGRFLAAADRLVRLWRSEGDPGDPALRERVADAVIGARAYQLFTAGAAARLAAGAPSGAESSLNKVFWSEYDLALHETALDLLGPEGELADGAWAEGYVFSLAGPLYAGTNEIQRDIIAERLLGLPKGRR from the coding sequence ATGGATCTCTCGTACACACGGACCGAGGAGGCCTTCCGGGCGGAGGCCCGGGAGTGGCTGCGGGACCATGTCCCCGCCGAGCCGCCGCCCTCGCTGGAGACGGCCGAGGGCTTCGCCGCCCACCGCGCCTGGGAGGCCGAACTGGCCGCCGCCCGCTGGTCGGTGGTCTCCTGGCCCGAGGAGTACGGGGGCCGGGGCGTCGACCTCGCCCGATGGCTGGTCTTCGAGGAGGAGTACTGGGCGGCCGGGGCGCCCGGCCGGGTCTCGCAGAACGGCGTCCAGCTCCTCGCGCCCACCCTCTTCGACCACGGGACGGCCGAGCAGCGGGCCCGGATCCTCCCGCCGATGGCGACCGGGGAGACGATCTGGGCGCAGGCCTGGTCCGAGCCCGAGGCCGGCTCCGACCTGGCGTCCCTGACCTCCCGGGCGGTCCGCACGGACGGCGGCTGGCTGCTCTCCGGACTGAAGACCTGGTCCTCACGGGCCGCCTTCGCCGACCGGGCCTTCGGCATCTTCCGCAGCGACCCGGAGGCGGACCGGCCGCACCGGGGCCTGACCTACCTCATGTTCGACCTGCGGGCGCGGGGGGTGACCGTCCGGCCCATCGGCCGGCTCGACGGGAAACCGGCCTTCGCCGAGCTGTTCCTCGACGAGGTGTTCGTCCCGGACGAGGACGTGATCGGGGAGCCGGGCCAGGGCTGGCGCATCGCGATGTCCACGACGGGCAACGAGCGCGGACTGATGCTCCGCTCGCCCGGCCGCTTCCTGGCCGCCGCCGACCGACTCGTACGGCTCTGGCGGTCGGAGGGCGACCCGGGGGACCCGGCGCTGCGGGAGCGGGTGGCGGACGCGGTGATCGGGGCGCGGGCGTACCAGCTGTTCACGGCGGGCGCGGCCGCCCGGCTGGCGGCGGGGGCGCCGTCGGGGGCCGAGTCCAGCCTCAACAAGGTCTTCTGGTCGGAGTACGACCTGGCCCTGCACGAGACCGCGCTCGACCTCCTCGGCCCGGAGGGCGAGCTGGCGGACGGCGCCTGGGCGGAGGGATACGTCTTCTCCCTCGCGGGCCCCCTCTACGCGGGCACGAACGAGATCCAGCGCGACATCATCGCCGAGCGGCTGCTCGGCCTCCCGAAGGGGCGCCGCTGA
- a CDS encoding acyl-CoA dehydrogenase family protein — MTFLPTGEQLAFARSLDAMLAAADTPAAVRAWAGDDPDPGRALWGRLAEAGVCALAVPEEYEGMGPLPVELAHAFVALGRHAVPGPVVETVAAAVLLGELARLGDRGPAKRLLPALATGERTATLALAGAEDVRGGTEDVRERALPYALDADRADTVLVVRGERLWRAPGHGPVRASADPARRLARPASGGELLAEGPAVAVAAERARRWAMLATAAQSLGVGLALLDRTVAYARQRSQFGTPIGAFQAVKHRLADTLLALEFARPLLFGAAVGLADGHAPDGDLAAAKVTTGEAAYTAARTALQIHGAIGYTEELALSLWLRKARPLRDAWGDPATCRAAVLRACS; from the coding sequence ATGACCTTCCTGCCGACCGGCGAGCAGCTCGCCTTCGCCCGCTCCCTGGACGCGATGCTCGCCGCCGCGGACACTCCGGCGGCCGTACGGGCCTGGGCGGGCGACGACCCGGACCCGGGGCGGGCCCTGTGGGGACGGCTCGCGGAGGCGGGGGTGTGCGCGCTCGCGGTTCCGGAGGAGTACGAGGGCATGGGCCCGCTCCCGGTCGAACTCGCTCATGCCTTCGTCGCGTTGGGCCGCCACGCGGTGCCGGGCCCGGTGGTGGAGACGGTGGCGGCGGCGGTGCTCCTCGGGGAGCTGGCGCGCCTGGGCGACCGGGGCCCGGCGAAACGCCTGCTGCCGGCCCTGGCCACGGGCGAGCGGACGGCGACGCTGGCACTCGCCGGAGCGGAGGACGTACGAGGGGGGACGGAGGACGTACGAGAGCGTGCCCTCCCGTACGCCCTGGACGCCGACCGGGCCGACACGGTGCTCGTCGTGCGGGGTGAACGGCTGTGGCGGGCGCCCGGTCACGGCCCCGTCCGGGCCTCCGCCGACCCCGCGCGACGGCTCGCCCGTCCGGCATCCGGCGGGGAGCTGCTCGCCGAGGGCCCCGCGGTGGCCGTCGCGGCGGAGCGGGCCCGGCGCTGGGCCATGCTGGCGACGGCGGCCCAGTCGCTGGGCGTGGGCCTGGCCCTGCTCGACCGGACGGTGGCGTACGCCCGGCAGCGCTCCCAGTTCGGTACCCCGATCGGCGCGTTCCAGGCGGTCAAGCACCGCCTGGCGGACACGTTGCTGGCCCTGGAGTTCGCGCGCCCGCTGCTGTTCGGGGCGGCGGTGGGACTGGCGGACGGGCACGCGCCGGACGGCGACCTGGCCGCGGCGAAGGTGACGACCGGTGAGGCCGCGTACACCGCGGCCCGCACCGCCCTCCAGATCCACGGCGCGATCGGCTACACGGAGGAACTGGCCCTGTCGCTGTGGCTCCGCAAGGCCCGCCCCCTCAGGGACGCCTGGGGCGACCCGGCCACCTGCCGGGCGGCCGTGCTGCGCGCCTGCTCCTGA
- a CDS encoding pyridoxamine 5'-phosphate oxidase family protein, producing the protein MGDTGTGTTWSAFEAAEPAFAETVRERFGQYTHHALATVREDGSPRLSGIEVGFRFGELWLGMMPGSRKARDLRRDPRLTLLANLGAGTGMGGGDVRVSGRAVEVTDPETVARYVADAGEPQPFHLFRVDPTEVVRTWVDGDELVVRTWSAGRPARTFRRGNDDSPPRQVS; encoded by the coding sequence ATGGGAGACACCGGAACCGGAACCACCTGGTCGGCCTTCGAGGCCGCCGAACCCGCCTTCGCCGAGACCGTGCGCGAGCGCTTCGGGCAGTACACCCACCACGCCCTGGCCACCGTGCGCGAGGACGGCTCGCCCCGGCTCAGCGGCATCGAGGTGGGCTTCCGCTTCGGCGAGCTGTGGCTCGGCATGATGCCCGGCTCCCGCAAGGCCCGCGACCTGCGCCGCGACCCCCGGCTCACCCTCCTCGCCAACCTGGGCGCGGGCACCGGCATGGGCGGCGGGGACGTCCGTGTCTCGGGGCGGGCTGTCGAGGTGACCGACCCGGAGACCGTCGCCCGGTACGTCGCCGACGCGGGCGAGCCCCAGCCGTTCCACCTCTTCCGGGTGGACCCGACCGAGGTCGTACGGACCTGGGTGGACGGTGACGAGCTGGTCGTCCGCACCTGGTCCGCCGGCCGCCCGGCCCGCACCTTCCGGCGCGGCAACGACGACAGCCCGCCCCGGCAGGTCTCCTAG
- a CDS encoding VOC family protein has translation MTSLVRHVTIDCSDAYALATFWAQVLDSKVSDDDRPGDEEALVETPGAGLLFIQVPEAKAVKNRVHLDLQPQDRTRDEEIERLLGLGATLLDDRRNPDGTGWATLGDPEGNEFCVERSEAERAATSAASTDAAAASAVSTDS, from the coding sequence ATGACCTCTCTCGTACGACACGTCACCATCGACTGCTCCGACGCCTACGCCCTCGCCACCTTCTGGGCGCAGGTCCTGGACTCCAAGGTCTCCGACGACGACCGGCCGGGCGACGAGGAGGCACTCGTCGAGACGCCCGGGGCCGGCCTCCTCTTCATCCAGGTCCCCGAGGCGAAGGCGGTCAAGAACCGCGTCCACCTGGACCTCCAGCCGCAGGACCGTACCCGCGACGAGGAGATCGAGCGGCTGCTGGGCCTCGGAGCGACCCTCCTCGACGACCGCCGGAACCCGGACGGCACCGGCTGGGCGACCCTGGGCGACCCGGAGGGCAACGAGTTCTGCGTCGAGCGCAGCGAGGCGGAGCGTGCGGCCACGTCCGCCGCTTCCACCGATGCGGCCGCCGCGTCCGCCGTTTCCACCGACTCCTGA
- a CDS encoding VWA domain-containing protein, translating to MALSLRKVEETAPALVSLYRQAGESLRRHGIDGQHVAVYLVVDYSGSMKPYYASGAVQALADRVLGLSAQLDDDGRVPVVFFSTDIDAETEIRLDDHAGRIDRIVAGLGHMGRTSYHLAMDAVIDHYLDSGSTAPALVVFQTDGGPVNKLAAERYVCKAARLPIFWQFIGFGDPGSRQFEFLRRLDELDVPARRPVDNSGFFHAGQDPSRVPDAELYDRLVAEFPVWLAAARRQGIVRS from the coding sequence ATGGCACTGAGTCTGCGGAAGGTCGAGGAGACCGCGCCCGCGCTGGTGAGCCTCTACCGGCAGGCGGGCGAGTCGCTGCGGCGGCACGGGATCGACGGGCAGCACGTCGCCGTCTACCTCGTCGTCGACTACTCGGGGTCGATGAAGCCGTACTACGCCTCCGGCGCCGTCCAGGCCCTGGCCGACCGGGTGCTGGGGCTCTCCGCGCAGCTCGACGACGACGGTCGGGTGCCCGTCGTCTTCTTCTCCACCGACATCGACGCCGAGACCGAGATCCGGCTCGACGACCACGCCGGCCGGATCGACCGCATCGTCGCCGGGCTCGGGCACATGGGCAGGACCAGCTACCACCTGGCCATGGACGCCGTGATCGACCACTACCTCGACAGCGGCTCCACCGCACCCGCGCTCGTCGTCTTCCAGACCGACGGCGGGCCGGTCAACAAGCTCGCGGCCGAGCGGTACGTGTGCAAGGCGGCCCGGCTGCCGATCTTCTGGCAGTTCATCGGCTTCGGCGACCCCGGAAGCCGGCAGTTCGAGTTCCTGCGCCGGCTCGACGAGCTGGACGTGCCGGCGAGGCGGCCCGTGGACAACTCCGGGTTCTTCCACGCGGGGCAGGATCCGAGCCGGGTCCCGGACGCGGAGCTGTACGACAGGCTCGTCGCGGAGTTCCCGGTATGGCTGGCGGCGGCGCGGCGGCAGGGAATCGTCCGCTCCTGA
- a CDS encoding PadR family transcriptional regulator, translating to MADEEIVPALPATSWAVLGLLSFGRELSGYDLKKWSDRSLGLFYWSPSFSQIYSELKRLEKAGYAGSRLVAPEAGSRDKRVYRITGEGLAAVRLWARTAPLDPPVLKHGPMLRLWLGHLLEPERMREVLATHREHAEGMRLRAEADVADAAADEAWTYPRLTLTWAERYYAAERDLADAMLADIDRLERPEGEGPWH from the coding sequence GTGGCGGACGAAGAGATCGTGCCGGCGCTTCCGGCGACCAGCTGGGCCGTGCTCGGACTGCTGTCCTTCGGGCGGGAGTTGTCGGGTTACGACCTCAAGAAGTGGTCGGACCGGTCGCTGGGGCTCTTCTACTGGAGCCCGTCGTTCAGTCAGATCTACAGCGAGCTCAAGCGCCTGGAGAAGGCCGGATACGCCGGCTCGCGGCTGGTCGCCCCCGAGGCGGGCTCGCGCGACAAGCGCGTCTACCGGATCACCGGCGAGGGCCTCGCCGCCGTCCGTCTCTGGGCCCGCACCGCCCCGCTCGACCCGCCCGTCCTCAAGCACGGGCCGATGCTCCGGCTCTGGCTCGGCCATCTCCTCGAACCCGAGCGGATGCGGGAGGTCCTCGCCACCCACCGGGAGCACGCCGAGGGCATGCGGCTGCGCGCCGAGGCGGACGTGGCGGACGCGGCGGCGGACGAGGCCTGGACGTACCCCCGGCTCACCCTCACCTGGGCCGAGCGGTACTACGCCGCCGAGCGCGACCTGGCCGACGCCATGCTCGCGGACATCGACCGGCTGGAGCGTCCGGAGGGAGAGGGGCCATGGCACTGA
- a CDS encoding LLM class flavin-dependent oxidoreductase produces the protein MKFSMIFEAQLVDPTPAREHRVIHDCVEQAVLAEEMGFDRIWAVEHHSLTQYAHMSASEIFLTWVAARTRTIRVGHGVVTMPFGYQHPVRVAERAAMLDVLSGGRVDIGAGRGATRQEMRMFGVRPEDTAPQTEEALRILAAAWREPEFEWHGSLDIGPGAILPRPVQRPHPPLFMACSQHASLRQAAELGIGALVMGFAGADDVRAMRTVYDEALAARDGARFVSTEANDHFSALCPTVVLDDAERALRLGTRGQRFFAESIAHWYGGAPAPTGYAEDEDHAGALARERDELIARLHEANVPARPVDTGTYNTDHAYGDAATAIAYVERLREIGVDEVMCLIQMGTVPQEACLETVRQWGTKVIPHFRALDAAA, from the coding sequence GTGAAGTTCTCCATGATCTTCGAAGCACAGCTCGTCGACCCGACCCCCGCCCGCGAGCACCGCGTCATCCACGACTGCGTCGAACAGGCCGTCCTCGCCGAGGAGATGGGCTTCGACCGGATCTGGGCGGTCGAACACCACTCCCTCACCCAGTACGCCCACATGAGCGCGTCCGAGATCTTCCTGACCTGGGTCGCCGCCCGCACGAGGACGATCCGCGTCGGCCACGGCGTGGTCACCATGCCCTTCGGCTACCAGCACCCCGTCCGGGTCGCCGAGCGCGCCGCCATGCTCGACGTGCTCTCCGGCGGCCGGGTCGACATCGGAGCCGGACGCGGCGCGACACGCCAGGAGATGCGGATGTTCGGGGTGCGCCCCGAGGACACCGCGCCGCAGACGGAGGAGGCCCTGCGGATCCTCGCCGCCGCATGGCGCGAGCCGGAGTTCGAGTGGCACGGCTCGCTCGACATCGGCCCCGGCGCGATCCTGCCCCGCCCGGTCCAGCGGCCGCACCCGCCGCTCTTCATGGCCTGCTCGCAGCACGCCTCGCTCCGGCAGGCGGCCGAACTCGGCATCGGCGCCCTGGTGATGGGGTTCGCGGGCGCCGACGACGTCCGCGCGATGCGGACGGTGTACGACGAGGCTCTCGCCGCACGGGACGGGGCGCGGTTCGTCTCCACCGAGGCCAACGACCACTTCTCCGCCCTCTGCCCGACCGTCGTCCTGGACGACGCCGAGCGCGCGCTCCGGCTCGGCACCCGGGGCCAGCGCTTCTTCGCCGAGTCGATCGCCCACTGGTACGGCGGCGCTCCCGCGCCCACCGGCTACGCGGAGGACGAGGACCACGCCGGCGCCCTCGCCCGCGAACGGGACGAGCTGATCGCCAGGCTGCACGAGGCGAACGTCCCCGCCCGCCCGGTGGACACCGGCACCTACAACACCGACCACGCGTACGGGGACGCCGCCACCGCGATCGCGTACGTCGAACGGCTCCGGGAGATCGGCGTCGACGAGGTGATGTGCCTGATCCAGATGGGAACCGTGCCGCAGGAGGCCTGTCTGGAGACCGTCCGCCAGTGGGGCACGAAGGTCATCCCGCACTTCCGGGCCCTGGACGCCGCCGCGTGA
- a CDS encoding glucose 1-dehydrogenase: protein MNALDGKAVIVTGAARGQGAAGARLLVASGARVVLTDVREEEGRAVAADLGGAAVFVRHDVTSADDWRRVTDTAVTTYGGIDGLVNNAALWRTAPVESETYENFELLLRVNLLAPFLGIQAVLPALREAGGGSIVNVSSTAGRVGVPGHAAYGAGKFGLRGLSRSAARDLAPYGVRVNSVHPGAVDTPMTAAVADRDWSHIPLGRMGRPEEVGELVAFLLSDASAYVTGAEFTVDGGLTA from the coding sequence GTGAACGCCCTGGACGGCAAGGCCGTGATCGTGACGGGCGCGGCCCGCGGCCAGGGGGCCGCCGGGGCGCGGCTCCTCGTGGCGTCCGGGGCGCGGGTGGTCCTCACCGACGTCCGGGAGGAGGAGGGCCGGGCTGTGGCGGCGGACCTCGGCGGGGCGGCGGTCTTCGTCCGCCACGACGTGACGTCGGCGGACGACTGGCGGAGGGTGACGGACACGGCGGTCACCACGTACGGCGGGATCGACGGCCTCGTCAACAACGCGGCCCTCTGGCGGACGGCCCCGGTGGAGTCGGAGACGTACGAGAACTTCGAGCTCCTCCTCAGGGTCAATCTGCTGGCCCCCTTCCTCGGCATCCAGGCCGTCCTGCCCGCGCTGCGCGAGGCGGGCGGCGGCTCGATCGTGAACGTGTCGTCCACGGCGGGCCGCGTCGGCGTCCCCGGTCACGCGGCGTACGGGGCGGGCAAGTTCGGCCTGCGCGGCCTCAGCCGCTCGGCGGCACGCGACCTCGCCCCGTACGGCGTCCGGGTCAACTCGGTCCATCCCGGCGCCGTCGACACCCCCATGACGGCGGCGGTCGCGGACCGGGACTGGTCGCACATCCCCCTCGGCCGGATGGGCCGGCCCGAGGAGGTAGGGGAACTGGTCGCGTTCCTGCTCTCGGACGCGTCGGCGTACGTCACGGGCGCCGAGTTCACGGTCGACGGGGGCCTCACCGCATGA